In a single window of the Dromaius novaehollandiae isolate bDroNov1 chromosome 17, bDroNov1.hap1, whole genome shotgun sequence genome:
- the LOC112994653 gene encoding melanotransferrin-like: MKTAIIIDLIIFTLLSSGKKFRWCTLSDLEQRKCAELSKALTAVLPLATINSFTRISCIRAHNTYDCIDKIRVNKADAASLDAGDVYSAVKLYGLTVVAKEIYEKGNCVFAVAVARRGTLNIQRLRGVRSCHNGARWTSGWNIPLGFLLARNDLSWDEAQPLSQVISEYFNASCIPGVGVAAPRLCALCQGQKSYVRDKNHFCETSSNEPFYDSEGAFRCLKNGVADVAFLDHLTIMSATETEQDEYELLCPDGTTAELSEYSTCNLGQGPGRAIITRHNFQKITNKFLTMIQHLFGRKGKERTRFELFTSAPYGGKNLLFQDATQHLQLLEEQLEIAYVLGLDYVALLKGLGHEGSSLDNSVVRWCCISNAELRKCENWALSIKSDPLVCVQAASMTQCIEMIKSSEADAVTLDATHVYIAGKCGLVPVAAECYGEGCAPAATSTEETWKLIRLRRKALSPVYAVALAKKNAKQINIHNLGGRRSCHSHLYSPGGWLFLSRYTVGALESATENCNIDSAYQNYFWKGCMPGADGNLCKVCVGDSEAEGGRVSSRCAANHNERYYGNVGALRCLVGNPSGRSFGDVAFLEHSNLLRNIENLGSSGWAKGFTPSDFELLCPDGTRAAVTEWAGCNLGPIPPSTVMTRPVTTTKIYDFLMKSQESVGTKLDSEFHLFQSQKYGESDLLFKDATQYLVHASHMSYKEILGGSFLQLAESVFNCTPAGILDFCRQDICASSLN; the protein is encoded by the exons ATGAAGACAGCGATCATAATTGACCTAATCATCTTCactttgctgtcttcag GGAAGAAATTCCGATGGTGCACCCTATCTGACCTAGAACAGAGGAAGTGTGCTGAACTGTCCAAAGCTCTTACAGCTGTGCTGCCCCTTGCTACCATCAATTCTTTTACCAGGATTTCTTGTATCAGAGCTCACAACACATATGACTGCATTGATAAAATCAGG gTGAATAAAGCAGATGCTGCCTCCTTGGATGCTGGAGATGTTTACTCTGCTGTAAAGCTATATGGCTTGACAGTGGTGGCAAAGGAGATCTATGAGAAAG GAAATTGTGTGTTTGCTGTGGCCGTTGCCAGACGAGGAACTTTGAATATCCAGAGACTAAGAGGTGTGCGCAGCTGCCACAATGGAGCCAGGTGGACATCAGGTTGGAACATTCCTCTTGGCTTTCTCCTGGCTAGAAATGACCTCTCCTGGGATGAGGCACAACCTCTGAGCCAAG TAATCAGTGAGTATTTCAATGCAAGTTGCATCCCTGGGGTTGGTGTTGCTGCTCCTCGACTCTGTGCTCTTTGCCAAGGACAAAAATCCTATGTCAGAGACAAGAACCATTTCTGTGAGACTAGCAGCAATGAACCCTTCTATGACTCTGAAGGAGCCTTCAG GTGCTTGAAGAATGGAGTGGCAGATGTTGCCTTTTTAGATCATCTAACAATAATGAGTGCCACAG AGACAGAACAAGATGAATATGAACTCTTATGTCCTGATGGGACCACGGCTGAGCTGAGTGAATACAGCACCTGTAACTTGGGTCAGGGGCCTGGCCGTGCCATCATCACCCGCCACAACTTCCAGAAGATCACCAACAAATTTCTTACTATGATCCAA CACCTCTTTGGgcgaaaaggaaaggaaaggaccAGGTTTGAACTCTTCACTTCAGCACCCTATGGGGGAAAGAACCTGCTGTTCCAGGATGCCACCCAGCATCTGCAGCTTCTCGAGGAGCAGCTAGAGATTGCCTATGTCCTTGGTCTGGATTATGTAGCTCTCCTTAAAGGACTAGGCCATGAAG GGAGCTCTTTGGACAACAGTGTTGTGCGCTGGTGCTGCATCAGCAATGCTGAGCTTCGCAAATGTGAGAATTGGGCACTGAGCATCAAATCTGACCCATTGGTTTGTGTCCAGGCAGCCTCCATGACACAGTGCATTGAAATGATCAAG AGTAGTGAGGCTGATGCAGTCACCCTGGATGCAACACATGTCTACATTGCAGGGAAGTGTGGATTGGTGCCTGTAGCTGCAGAATGTTATG GAGAGGGATGTGCCCCAGCTGCTACAAGCACAGAGGAAACGTGGAAACTAATTCGCCTTAGACGCAAAG CACTGTCACCTGTCTATGCTGTAGCCCTAGCTAAGAAGAATGCCAAACAGATTAACATCCACAACCTTGGGGGAAGGCGGTCCTGCCACAGCCATCTGTATAGTCCTGGAGGATGGTTATTTCTTTCCAGATACACAGTGGGAGCTCTGGAGAGTGCTACTGAGAACTGTAACATTGACTCCG CTTATCAGAACTACTTTTGGAAGGGCTGCATGCCAGGAGCAGATGGGAACCTGTGCAAGGTGTGCGTTGGAGACAGTGAGGCAGAAGGGGGTAGAGTATCTAGCAGGTGTGCTGCCAATCACAACGAGCGTTATTATGGCAATGTGGGAGCACTCAG GTGTCTAGTTGGCAATCCCAGTGGAAGAAGCTTTGGAGATGTAGCTTTCCTGGAACACTCTAACCTACTCCGGAACATAGAGA ATCTGGGCAGCTCTGGTTGGGCGAAAGGTTTTACTCCTAGTGACTTTGAGCTTTTGTGTCCGGATGGAACACGTGCTGCAGTCACGGAGTGGGCAGGCTGTAACCTCGGCCCTATTCCCCCCAGCACAGTCATGACTCGACCGGTCACTACCACCAAAATCTATGACTTCCTAATGAAATCCCAG GAATCTGTGGGAACCAAGCTGGACTCTGAATTCCATCTATTTCAGTCTCAGAAGTATGGTGAAAGTGATCTGCTTTTCAAAGATGCTACTCAGTACCTTGTTCATGCAAGTCATATGAGCTATAAGGAGATTCTTGGAGGGTCTTTTCTTCAACTGGCAGAATCAGTGTTTAATTGTACACCTGCAG GTATCTTAGACTTTTGCAGACAGGATATCTGCGCATCCTCTTTGAACTGA